A stretch of the Marmota flaviventris isolate mMarFla1 chromosome 12, mMarFla1.hap1, whole genome shotgun sequence genome encodes the following:
- the Npl gene encoding N-acetylneuraminate lyase isoform X2 codes for MASPKKKLQGLVAATITPMTENGLDQVVIHVGALSLKESQELAQHAAEIGADGIAVIAPFFFKPWNKDVLINFLKEVAASAPALPFYYYHIPALTGVKIRAEELLDGIQDKIPTFQGLKFSDTDLLDFGQCVDQNHQRQFSLLFGVDEQLLSGLVMGATGAVGSTYNYLGKKTNQMLEAFERKDFSSALNYQFCIQRFINFVVKLGFGVSQTKAIMTLVSGIPMGPPRLPLQKATREFTDNAEAKLKSLDFLSFTGVKDGNLEACS; via the exons ATGGCCTCCCCAAAGAAGAAACTTCAGGGTCTCGTTGCTGCAACCATCACACCAATGACTGAGAATGG GCTGGATCAGGTGGTGATTCACGTGGGGGCACTGAGTTTGAAGGAGTCCCAAGAACTG GCCCAGCATGCAGCAGAAATTGGAGCTGATGGCATTGCTGTCATTGCACCTTTCTTTTTCAAACCGTGGAACAAGG ATGTCCTGATTAATTTTCTAAAAGAGGTGGCAGCGTCTGCCCCTGCATTGCCATTCTATTACTATCACATTCCTGCCTTGACGGGGGTAAAGA TTCGTGCAGAGGAATTGTTGGATGGGATTCAGGATAAGATCCCCACCTTCCAAGGGCTGAAATTCAGTGACACAGATCTCTTAGACTTCGGCCAGTGTGTTGATCAGAATCACCAACGACAGTTTTCTTTGCTCTTTGGGGTGGATGAG CAACTGTTGAGTGGTCTGGTGATGGGAGCAACTGGAGCAGTGGGCAG CACCTATAACTACCTAGGAAAAAAGACAAACCAGATGCTGGAGGCTTTTGAGAGGAAGGACTTCTCTTCAGCCCTGAACTATCAG TTTTGCATCCAGAGATTTATCAACTTTGTGGTCAAGCTAG gTTTTGGAGTATCTCAGACCAAAGCCATCATGACTCTGGTCTCTGGAATTCCAATGGGCCCACCCCGACTTCCACTGCAGAAAGCCACCAGGGAGTTTACTGATAATGCTGAAGCTAAACTGAAGAGCCTGGATTTCCTCTCTTTCACTGGTGTAAAAGACGGAAACTTGGAAGCCTGTAGCTAG
- the Npl gene encoding N-acetylneuraminate lyase isoform X1, translated as MASPKKKLQGLVAATITPMTENGEINFSVIGQYVDYLVKEQGVKNIFVNGTTGEGLSLSVSERRQVAEEWVTQGRNKLDQVVIHVGALSLKESQELAQHAAEIGADGIAVIAPFFFKPWNKDVLINFLKEVAASAPALPFYYYHIPALTGVKIRAEELLDGIQDKIPTFQGLKFSDTDLLDFGQCVDQNHQRQFSLLFGVDEQLLSGLVMGATGAVGSTYNYLGKKTNQMLEAFERKDFSSALNYQFCIQRFINFVVKLGFGVSQTKAIMTLVSGIPMGPPRLPLQKATREFTDNAEAKLKSLDFLSFTGVKDGNLEACS; from the exons ATGGCCTCCCCAAAGAAGAAACTTCAGGGTCTCGTTGCTGCAACCATCACACCAATGACTGAGAATGG AGAAATCAACTTTTCAGTAATTGGTCAGTATGTGGATTATCTGGTGAAAGAACAAGGAGTGAAGAACATTTTTG TGAATGGCACTACTGGAGAAGGCCTGTCCCTGAGTGTCTCTGAACGCCGCCAGGTCGCAGAGGAGTGGGTGACACAAGGGAGGAACAA GCTGGATCAGGTGGTGATTCACGTGGGGGCACTGAGTTTGAAGGAGTCCCAAGAACTG GCCCAGCATGCAGCAGAAATTGGAGCTGATGGCATTGCTGTCATTGCACCTTTCTTTTTCAAACCGTGGAACAAGG ATGTCCTGATTAATTTTCTAAAAGAGGTGGCAGCGTCTGCCCCTGCATTGCCATTCTATTACTATCACATTCCTGCCTTGACGGGGGTAAAGA TTCGTGCAGAGGAATTGTTGGATGGGATTCAGGATAAGATCCCCACCTTCCAAGGGCTGAAATTCAGTGACACAGATCTCTTAGACTTCGGCCAGTGTGTTGATCAGAATCACCAACGACAGTTTTCTTTGCTCTTTGGGGTGGATGAG CAACTGTTGAGTGGTCTGGTGATGGGAGCAACTGGAGCAGTGGGCAG CACCTATAACTACCTAGGAAAAAAGACAAACCAGATGCTGGAGGCTTTTGAGAGGAAGGACTTCTCTTCAGCCCTGAACTATCAG TTTTGCATCCAGAGATTTATCAACTTTGTGGTCAAGCTAG gTTTTGGAGTATCTCAGACCAAAGCCATCATGACTCTGGTCTCTGGAATTCCAATGGGCCCACCCCGACTTCCACTGCAGAAAGCCACCAGGGAGTTTACTGATAATGCTGAAGCTAAACTGAAGAGCCTGGATTTCCTCTCTTTCACTGGTGTAAAAGACGGAAACTTGGAAGCCTGTAGCTAG
- the Npl gene encoding N-acetylneuraminate lyase isoform X3 produces MSGTSVAGNTSVCKERHSSSSMASPKKKLQGLVAATITPMTENGEINFSVIGQYVDYLVKEQGVKNIFVNGTTGEGLSLSVSERRQVAEEWVTQGRNKLDQVVIHVGALSLKESQELAQHAAEIGADGIAVIAPFFFKPWNKDVLINFLKEVAASAPALPFYYYHIPALTGVKIRAEELLDGIQDKIPTFQGLKFSDTDLLDFGQCVDQNHQRQFSLLFGVDEQLLSGLVMGATGAVGSTYNYLGKKTNQMLEAFERKDFSSALNYQICLFPSSFASRDLSTLWSS; encoded by the exons ACATTCCAGCAGCTCAATGGCCTCCCCAAAGAAGAAACTTCAGGGTCTCGTTGCTGCAACCATCACACCAATGACTGAGAATGG AGAAATCAACTTTTCAGTAATTGGTCAGTATGTGGATTATCTGGTGAAAGAACAAGGAGTGAAGAACATTTTTG TGAATGGCACTACTGGAGAAGGCCTGTCCCTGAGTGTCTCTGAACGCCGCCAGGTCGCAGAGGAGTGGGTGACACAAGGGAGGAACAA GCTGGATCAGGTGGTGATTCACGTGGGGGCACTGAGTTTGAAGGAGTCCCAAGAACTG GCCCAGCATGCAGCAGAAATTGGAGCTGATGGCATTGCTGTCATTGCACCTTTCTTTTTCAAACCGTGGAACAAGG ATGTCCTGATTAATTTTCTAAAAGAGGTGGCAGCGTCTGCCCCTGCATTGCCATTCTATTACTATCACATTCCTGCCTTGACGGGGGTAAAGA TTCGTGCAGAGGAATTGTTGGATGGGATTCAGGATAAGATCCCCACCTTCCAAGGGCTGAAATTCAGTGACACAGATCTCTTAGACTTCGGCCAGTGTGTTGATCAGAATCACCAACGACAGTTTTCTTTGCTCTTTGGGGTGGATGAG CAACTGTTGAGTGGTCTGGTGATGGGAGCAACTGGAGCAGTGGGCAG CACCTATAACTACCTAGGAAAAAAGACAAACCAGATGCTGGAGGCTTTTGAGAGGAAGGACTTCTCTTCAGCCCTGAACTATCAG ATTTGTTTATTCCCTTCTAGTTTTGCATCCAGAGATTTATCAACTTTGTGGTCAAGCTAG
- the Npl gene encoding N-acetylneuraminate lyase isoform X4, translating into MSGTSVAGNTSVCKERHSSSSMASPKKKLQGLVAATITPMTENGEINFSVIGQYVDYLVKEQGVKNIFVNGTTGEGLSLSVSERRQVAEEWVTQGRNKLDQVVIHVGALSLKESQELAQHAAEIGADGIAVIAPFFFKPWNKDVLINFLKEVAASAPALPFYYYHIPALTGVKIRAEELLDGIQDKIPTFQGLKFSDTDLLDFGQCVDQNHQRQFSLLFGVDEQLLSGLVMGATGAVGSTYNYLGKKTNQMLEAFERKDFSSALNYQRRPWRQ; encoded by the exons ACATTCCAGCAGCTCAATGGCCTCCCCAAAGAAGAAACTTCAGGGTCTCGTTGCTGCAACCATCACACCAATGACTGAGAATGG AGAAATCAACTTTTCAGTAATTGGTCAGTATGTGGATTATCTGGTGAAAGAACAAGGAGTGAAGAACATTTTTG TGAATGGCACTACTGGAGAAGGCCTGTCCCTGAGTGTCTCTGAACGCCGCCAGGTCGCAGAGGAGTGGGTGACACAAGGGAGGAACAA GCTGGATCAGGTGGTGATTCACGTGGGGGCACTGAGTTTGAAGGAGTCCCAAGAACTG GCCCAGCATGCAGCAGAAATTGGAGCTGATGGCATTGCTGTCATTGCACCTTTCTTTTTCAAACCGTGGAACAAGG ATGTCCTGATTAATTTTCTAAAAGAGGTGGCAGCGTCTGCCCCTGCATTGCCATTCTATTACTATCACATTCCTGCCTTGACGGGGGTAAAGA TTCGTGCAGAGGAATTGTTGGATGGGATTCAGGATAAGATCCCCACCTTCCAAGGGCTGAAATTCAGTGACACAGATCTCTTAGACTTCGGCCAGTGTGTTGATCAGAATCACCAACGACAGTTTTCTTTGCTCTTTGGGGTGGATGAG CAACTGTTGAGTGGTCTGGTGATGGGAGCAACTGGAGCAGTGGGCAG CACCTATAACTACCTAGGAAAAAAGACAAACCAGATGCTGGAGGCTTTTGAGAGGAAGGACTTCTCTTCAGCCCTGAACTATCAG AGAAGGCCCTGGAGACAATAA